A single window of Lytechinus variegatus isolate NC3 chromosome 8, Lvar_3.0, whole genome shotgun sequence DNA harbors:
- the LOC121420679 gene encoding zinc finger protein Xfin-like: MDYNSYVHQNQNVGQGTQDQYFVIHSGGLGPSEDSLAMLSTASDDAVTNQIQSNQGDLSHLPILTYSGEEYVMYVKEEVKEEEEEEDEAKEAETGERDEDCDGDDHEDINDILRNVMQVPSLRSLSPTPSEGESPASMTQRRPLAEKQSHNSTVPSFAIRSNPKLSIRASLPPGFGYKFSKKKKDYISGVVSKRVIDRGQCFGPYNGSLTDEKTGQDIGSTWELCLRGVVWYYLDGRNVSHNNWLSYISPARTKAEQNLEAFQHYGDIYYRAIGNIQPGTELKVFYSDEYKEKIGCKIKLDDLKYQRGTDDFQCMECNARCKTSKLMLRHMEFNHEQQEQATNQQETSGRQSAWGAASASDQLLHFAREALSKNNAAQTTCESAASEKDVVRENRSMLKDRLLSGGHLKQSITHSSRCGREAEARKHSMIYSSKDASMVDKDAMSSGPVASVGPNLECPTCGKSFQNEGMLASHELFHRTTIKEFICDVCSKVSKTFQEHVRHRNTHAEHLNHCFLCDSKYRYVSSLYRHLRNAHHIKKLREKYFCRLCKETLPNQTIMIAHRTECAPRKRCVDKEEYQWRREEAEAERRSEAMKSRRQATQGSTNYYAKEVATDEEESDDHEPHSGEDNGSWMGEVEEQRSEEGMDLSSVDSTSSIKDTDVADLQLRHHQEDSDKLGKMIDYYDRPRPFRCKYDSCPRSYTTHQDLYSHIRNVHRPQTKKKLDGNQCPRTFASQKGFNNHKVDHTGTKPFKCKPCSKWFHTAERLYRHNHRIHKNRTKTHECEVCGKKFLEEFALKKHEQRHRGERNYACDICESTFTSKHCLQTHMVKHTGEKPFSLNLSLVRHAATHDSLDGASNIVDRSFM, encoded by the exons ATGGACTACAACAGCTATGTCCATCAAAACCAGAATGTGGGCCAGGGCACCCAGGACCAGTATTTTGTGATTCACTCGGGGGGACTCGGTCCGAGCGAAGATAGCCTTGCCATGCTGAGCACCGCTTCGGACGATGCCGTGACTAACCAGATCCAGAGCAACCAAGGCGATCTATCGCACCTTCCAATACTGACGTACTCGGGAGAAGAGTATGTGATGTATGTGAAAGAAGAGgtgaaggaagaggaggaggaggaagacgagGCGAAAGAAGCGGAGACGGGAGAGAGGGACGAAGACTGTGACGGAGATGACCATGAAGACATCAACGACATCCTTAGGAATGTAATGCAAG TACCAAGTTTACGGTCTCTGTCCCCAACACCTTCAGAAGGGGAATCCCCCGCATCCATGACCCAGAGACGACCTTTAGCTGAGAAGCAATCCCACAATTCCACTGTTCCAAG TTTTGCAATACGGTCCAATCCCAAGCTCAGCATCCGTGCCAGCCTTCCCCCAGGGTTCGGCTATAAGTTttcgaagaagaaaaaagactaCATTAGTGGTGTCGTCAGCAAACGCGTCATCGACAGGGGGCAATGTTTCGGCCCGTATAATGGATCCCTCACAGACGAGAAAACGGGACAAGATATAGGATCTACGTGGGAA CTTTGCCTTCGGGGAGTTGTATGGTACTACCTTGACGGCAGGAACGTCAGCCATAACAACTGGTTATCCTACATCAGTCCAGCAAGAACCAAAGCTGAGCAGAACCTAGAGGCCTTCCAGCATTACGGAGATATCTATTACAGAGCGATAGGTAACATCCAACCTGGTACAGAACTCAAAGTCTTCTATTCAGATGAATACAAGGAGAAGATAGGTTGCAAAATAAAACTGGACGATCTGAAGTACCAAAGAG GTACCGATGACTTCCAGTGCATGGAATGCAATGCCAGGTGCAAGACCTCAAAGTTGATGTTGAGACACATGGAGTTCAATCATGAGCAGCAAGAACAGGCTACCAATCAACAAGAAACCTCTGGTAGACAGTCAGCATGGGGCGCCGCTTCTGCTTCGGATCAACTCCTTCACTTTGCCAGGGAGGCCTTGTCCAAAAACAATGCTGCCCAAACAACCTGTGAGAGCGCTGCATCCGAGAAGGATGTGGTCAGGGAAAATAGGTCCATGCTGAAGGATAGATTACTAAGTGGAGGCCATCTCAAACAGAGCATTACGCATTCTTCAAGATGTGGCAGAGAGGCTGAGGCAAGGAAACATTCTATGATTTACAGCAGCAAGGACGCATCGATGGTCGATAAAGATGCTATGTCGTCAGGACCAGTCGCTTCTGTAGGACCTAATTTAGAGTGTCCAACCTGCGGTAAGAGCTTCCAGAATGAAGGTATGCTGGCTTCCCATGAGTTGTTCCACCGAACAACCATCAAAGAGTTCATTTGCGATGTATGCAGCAAGGTTTCCAAGACATTCCAAGAGCACGTCAGACATCGGAACACCCACGCAGAGCATCTGAATCACTGTTTCCTGTGTGACAGCAAGTACCGTTATGTGTCCAGTTTGTACCGGCATTTAAGGAATGCACACCATATTAAAAAGCTACGGGAGAAATACTTCTGTCGGCTGTGCAAGGAGACATTGCCTAACCAAACAATCATGATTGCACACCGGACTGAGTGTGCACCAAGGAAACGATGTGTTGATAAGGAAGAGTATCAGTGGAGACGGGAAGAGGCTGAAGCAGAGAGGCGATCAGAGGCTATGAAAAGCCGTAGACAAGCAACTCAAGGTTCTACTAATTATTATGCCAAGGAAGTTGCCACTGATGAAGAAGAATCTGATGATCACGAGCCTCATTCAGGGGAAGATAATGGAAGTTGGATGGGCGAGGTGGAAGAGCAGAGATCTGAGGAAGGAATGGACTTGAGCAGTGTGGACAGTACTTCAAGCATCAAAGACACTGATGTTGCTGATTTACAGCTTAGACATCATCAAGAAGACTCTGATAAACTTGGCAAGATGATTGATTATTATGACAGACCACGTCCTTTTCGTTGCAAATATGATTCTTGCCCTAGGAGCTACACCACCCACCAAGATCTCTACAGTCACATCCGCAATGTCCACAGACCTCAAACCAAGAAGAAATTGGATGGCAACCAATGCCCTAGGACTTTCGCATCTCAGAAAGGATTCAACAACCACAAAGTGGATCACACAGGCACCAAACCCTTCAAATGCAAGCCATGTTCCAAGTGGTTCCACACCGCGGAGCGCCTCTACAGGCACAATCACAGAATACACAAGAATCGCACCAAGACGCACGAGTGCGAGGTCTGCGGCAAGAAGTTCCTGGAGGAATTCGCGTTGAAGAAGCACGAGCAGCGTCATCGAGGGGAGAGAAACTATGCGTGTGATATTTGCGAAAGTACCTTCACCTCCAAGCACTGTCTCCAGACCCATATGGTGAAACACACAGGAGAGAAACCTTTCTCATTGAACCTCTCCCTAGTTCGTCATGCTGCTACACATGATTCTCTGGACGGAGCAAGCAATATTGTTGACAGAAGCTTCATGTGA